The proteins below are encoded in one region of Roseovarius bejariae:
- a CDS encoding TolC family protein, which produces MGQRYRAGIRAVGLMALLGVTGCMSADGGEVSRFMSKDPAPKMTEAEKEAAESIIISDLQARRSLLPPGSAYAQVAGPVLEAYSRPAEAELRSARLRAKAASKNWLPRIGPNISLTSLSDVVAQLVVEQVLFDNGRKKAERAFAKADVEAAAVTLAEDTNERVFTALTLYLEGAKAREWIALEQATLKDMQHFEWVMNERVKGGVSDMSDLNVLRQKLAEIQSTLSAKQEEEATALAELNAMSARPLNDVTGVSDVAVAGTVAKPLSVLQAEAEKEREIASAKMERAGLLPGVTAGGTLGDNGSGIGVNVKSDQLLGLGTVDSMKALDVAREAANRRVGQAEEDANRRLRRLETRLSALSRQVSEASVLTQQAKANLDLFQRQYDAGQRQVMDVVGVYETFAARQAARLDLKYELAEARLQVARERGLLADGSSI; this is translated from the coding sequence ATGGGGCAGAGGTACAGAGCAGGCATCCGGGCAGTGGGTTTGATGGCCCTGCTTGGGGTGACGGGGTGCATGTCGGCGGACGGCGGCGAGGTGTCGCGCTTCATGTCGAAAGACCCCGCCCCGAAAATGACCGAGGCCGAGAAAGAGGCCGCCGAGTCGATCATCATTTCCGATTTGCAGGCCCGGCGATCTTTGCTGCCCCCGGGCAGTGCCTATGCGCAGGTGGCCGGCCCCGTTCTGGAGGCCTACAGCCGCCCCGCCGAGGCGGAGTTGCGCAGCGCGCGGTTGCGGGCCAAGGCCGCGTCAAAGAACTGGCTGCCGCGGATTGGGCCGAACATCAGCCTGACCAGCCTGAGCGATGTCGTGGCGCAGTTGGTGGTGGAGCAGGTGCTTTTCGACAATGGGCGCAAGAAGGCCGAGCGGGCCTTTGCCAAGGCCGATGTGGAGGCCGCGGCGGTAACGCTGGCCGAGGATACCAACGAGCGCGTGTTCACCGCGCTGACGCTGTATCTTGAAGGGGCCAAGGCACGGGAGTGGATCGCGCTTGAACAAGCGACGCTCAAGGACATGCAGCACTTCGAGTGGGTGATGAACGAGCGCGTCAAGGGCGGTGTCTCGGACATGTCGGACTTGAACGTGCTGCGCCAAAAGCTGGCCGAGATTCAATCCACCCTCTCGGCCAAGCAGGAGGAAGAGGCCACGGCGCTGGCCGAATTGAACGCCATGTCGGCGCGGCCCTTGAACGATGTGACAGGCGTAAGCGACGTGGCGGTGGCGGGTACCGTGGCCAAGCCTCTCTCGGTCTTACAGGCCGAGGCCGAGAAAGAGCGCGAGATCGCCAGCGCCAAGATGGAGCGCGCGGGGCTATTGCCGGGGGTCACCGCCGGTGGCACGCTGGGGGACAACGGAAGCGGCATCGGGGTGAACGTGAAATCCGATCAGCTTCTTGGTCTTGGTACCGTGGACAGCATGAAGGCGCTGGACGTGGCGCGTGAGGCCGCCAACCGCAGGGTGGGGCAGGCCGAGGAAGACGCCAACCGCCGCTTGCGCCGTTTGGAAACCCGTCTGAGCGCGCTGTCCCGGCAAGTGAGCGAGGCCAGTGTTCTGACCCAGCAGGCAAAGGCCAATCTGGACCTGTTTCAGCGGCAGTACGATGCCGGTCAACGGCAGGTGATGGATGTGGTCGGCGTTTACGAGACCTTCGCCGCGCGGCAGGCGGCGCGGCTGGATTTGAAGTATGAACTGGCCGAAGCGCGGTTGCAGGTCGCCCGCGAGCGTGGCCTTTTGGCGGATGGGAGTAGCATTTGA
- a CDS encoding Ig-like domain-containing protein yields the protein MKAIDYVARTDAGISQRGSVSEGSDVSVIPAGNGQEISLNLRQIDIANYDRDGSNLVINLADGRLVILEGYFGEDGAAESRLFISADGYLNEVTLIEGSEGAVYAQYGPTEMWGKWSPSDDLIFLGGSEVAPATAAEEEVSMLGAGLLGGSGLMSALGLGAAGVAAASVVAADENGGGGVGGASRIPPSVNEDQPIVVGGDDTTDEDKSITISGEAEPGSEVTVEIGDESQTTTANEDGEWEVTFEGDDFPEDGDYTVNVTVTEPDGTETDLEGPSISIDTTAPVAEVSEGTLDTSGIVNADDFEDGVDVSGTGEAGATIEVTIEGHTETTTVQEDGSWSVTFNPSDLPEGDYETEMSVVSTDQAGNSSTITETVSIDTIYNALEITTGSSSSSSLINSDAVQDEGGVVISGTTEPGATVTVAIGELSQEVTADGSGHWEATFDPADLPSQQFEANVTATTTDEAGNTTTKSSTVEIDLVVQDFAYEADIGGADQVISGSEIGEGFTMTGTVEPGSTVKLEFEGSTVWADVDPVTGDWTASFSGAQVPGGDYSSDVIITATDAANNVQQLEHTVRVDTDPGSLTMNAIGDNGVVNSDAYDAGVTVTGTADPNAEVEVNFNGVVHTVTANGSGQWQTTYQPGELPSGDYEAQVTATVGDAYGNSYSVDQAVDVDTIVEDLSVDAPEGMPTTAEGLSVINQDKADGGFEITGTVETGSSVWVVIDGVRREAEVDEDTGEWSASFESGAMDGHQGEVDMVVEVRDSVGNLDEIPSRVLIDTVVDDLASTDSPETVNGFVGLDAARDGMDLTGTVEPGSSVEVTIFGKTYTTVGDANGDWSLTVPRGDIPDQDGTAQISVLATDIYGNEDTTTGSVTFDMVAPDQPDIVGYFREGGGYRYVTTMTGEDDVTIHEVEGGGAINELSIYDDVSTFTGETDHFFLNDAGQASSIPDGSQLIVTNTDDAGNASSTYVVLDEVTTSVVDLSNGNLGDFQVETVDLRFGDHSEMTITEEQLLALSDNTDTLVVEGGADDTVTITGATKVDGGADEPAGYDIYSLGDDATLVVDEEIDIVT from the coding sequence ATGAAGGCGATTGATTATGTCGCCCGCACAGATGCGGGCATTTCGCAGCGTGGTTCGGTTTCTGAAGGCAGTGATGTAAGTGTCATCCCGGCAGGTAACGGACAGGAAATTTCCCTAAATCTTCGGCAGATCGACATCGCGAATTATGATCGTGATGGCAGCAATCTGGTGATCAATCTGGCCGATGGCCGGCTCGTTATCCTTGAAGGGTATTTCGGCGAGGATGGCGCGGCGGAAAGCCGTTTGTTCATCAGTGCCGATGGTTACCTCAACGAAGTGACGCTGATCGAGGGCAGCGAAGGGGCGGTTTATGCCCAGTACGGCCCGACCGAGATGTGGGGCAAATGGAGCCCCTCGGACGATCTGATATTCCTGGGTGGCAGCGAGGTGGCCCCGGCGACCGCGGCTGAAGAGGAAGTGTCGATGCTGGGAGCGGGCCTGCTGGGCGGGTCCGGCCTGATGAGTGCCTTGGGTCTTGGCGCGGCCGGTGTCGCTGCGGCGTCTGTCGTGGCCGCGGATGAGAACGGCGGCGGTGGCGTTGGTGGGGCGTCGCGCATTCCGCCGAGTGTCAACGAGGATCAGCCGATTGTCGTTGGTGGGGATGATACCACCGACGAAGACAAGTCGATCACCATCAGCGGAGAGGCCGAGCCGGGCTCTGAGGTGACGGTCGAGATTGGCGACGAGTCGCAGACCACCACGGCCAACGAGGACGGGGAGTGGGAGGTCACTTTCGAGGGGGATGATTTCCCCGAGGACGGTGATTATACGGTCAACGTGACCGTGACCGAGCCGGATGGTACGGAAACCGATCTGGAGGGGCCGTCGATCTCGATCGACACGACGGCGCCGGTCGCGGAGGTCTCGGAAGGGACGCTGGACACCTCGGGTATCGTGAATGCGGATGACTTCGAGGATGGGGTCGATGTGTCGGGCACCGGCGAGGCCGGGGCCACCATCGAGGTGACCATCGAAGGGCACACCGAGACGACCACCGTTCAAGAGGACGGGTCCTGGAGCGTGACCTTCAACCCTTCGGATCTGCCCGAGGGTGATTACGAGACGGAGATGAGTGTCGTCTCGACTGATCAGGCGGGGAATTCCAGCACGATCACCGAGACGGTGTCGATTGACACGATCTATAACGCGCTTGAGATCACGACCGGGTCGAGCAGTTCCAGCAGCCTGATCAACTCGGACGCGGTGCAGGACGAGGGCGGTGTCGTTATCTCTGGTACAACAGAGCCGGGGGCGACCGTGACGGTGGCCATCGGTGAACTTTCGCAGGAGGTCACGGCGGATGGAAGCGGCCATTGGGAGGCCACGTTCGATCCCGCCGACCTGCCGAGCCAGCAGTTCGAAGCGAATGTGACGGCCACGACGACCGATGAGGCGGGCAATACCACGACGAAAAGCAGCACGGTCGAGATTGACCTCGTGGTGCAGGACTTTGCCTATGAAGCTGACATTGGCGGGGCTGATCAGGTGATCAGCGGCAGCGAAATCGGCGAGGGCTTTACCATGACAGGGACGGTCGAGCCCGGCTCGACCGTAAAGCTGGAATTCGAGGGCAGCACGGTCTGGGCCGATGTGGACCCGGTGACCGGTGATTGGACCGCAAGTTTCAGCGGGGCGCAGGTTCCGGGGGGCGATTATTCCAGCGATGTGATCATCACCGCCACGGATGCCGCCAACAACGTGCAGCAACTGGAACATACCGTGCGGGTGGATACCGACCCGGGCAGCCTGACCATGAATGCGATCGGCGACAATGGCGTGGTCAACTCCGATGCCTATGACGCGGGAGTCACGGTGACCGGCACCGCCGATCCGAATGCCGAGGTCGAGGTGAACTTCAACGGTGTGGTTCACACCGTTACCGCCAATGGCAGCGGCCAGTGGCAGACGACCTATCAACCCGGCGAACTGCCGTCGGGCGACTACGAGGCGCAGGTCACCGCGACGGTAGGCGATGCTTACGGTAACTCCTATTCGGTCGATCAGGCGGTTGATGTCGACACGATCGTCGAGGATTTGTCGGTGGATGCACCGGAAGGGATGCCGACGACGGCCGAGGGCCTGAGCGTCATCAATCAGGACAAGGCCGACGGTGGTTTCGAGATCACCGGCACCGTGGAAACCGGATCCTCCGTCTGGGTGGTGATTGACGGGGTACGTCGTGAGGCCGAGGTGGACGAAGACACCGGCGAATGGAGTGCCAGTTTCGAATCCGGGGCCATGGACGGCCATCAGGGCGAAGTGGACATGGTGGTCGAGGTGCGCGACAGCGTCGGAAACCTTGACGAGATTCCGAGCCGTGTCTTGATCGATACGGTGGTGGACGATCTGGCCAGCACGGATTCCCCCGAGACGGTGAATGGCTTTGTCGGTCTGGACGCGGCCCGCGACGGTATGGACCTGACCGGGACGGTCGAGCCGGGGTCGAGTGTCGAGGTCACGATCTTTGGCAAGACCTATACCACGGTCGGCGATGCCAATGGCGACTGGTCCCTGACCGTGCCGCGCGGCGATATTCCCGATCAGGACGGCACCGCGCAGATCTCGGTTCTGGCGACGGATATCTATGGCAACGAGGATACCACGACCGGCAGCGTGACCTTTGACATGGTGGCACCCGATCAGCCCGACATCGTGGGGTACTTCCGCGAGGGCGGTGGATATCGTTATGTCACCACCATGACCGGTGAGGACGATGTGACCATCCATGAGGTCGAGGGCGGTGGCGCGATCAATGAATTGTCGATCTATGACGATGTCAGCACCTTCACCGGGGAAACCGATCACTTCTTCCTGAATGATGCAGGACAGGCGAGTTCGATCCCCGATGGGTCGCAGCTTATCGTGACCAACACCGATGATGCGGGCAATGCCTCAAGCACCTACGTGGTGCTGGACGAGGTGACCACCTCGGTCGTGGACCTGTCGAACGGCAATCTGGGCGATTTCCAGGTCGAAACCGTCGATCTGCGCTTTGGCGACCATTCGGAGATGACCATCACCGAAGAGCAGCTTCTGGCGCTGTCGGACAATACCGACACGCTGGTCGTGGAAGGTGGCGCCGACGACACGGTGACCATCACCGGCGCGACCAAGGTGGATGGTGGGGCCGATGAGCCCGCAGGTTACGACATCTACAGCTTGGGCGACGATGCCACCCTCGTGGTGGATGAAGAAATCGACATCGTGACTTAA
- the argE gene encoding acetylornithine deacetylase produces the protein MTTQLSDTVALLGELIAFPTVSELSNLDMIAYLAHQLESAGATVDIFHDEIGHKANLFATIGPETDGGIVLSGHSDVVPVAEQDWVSYPFEMIEHEGRLYGRGSCDMKGFIAAATAMAPYFADQVKDRPIHFAFTYDEEVGCFGAQALVDSLKRKGIRPGVAIIGEPTSMRIIEGHKGCYEYTTHFCGMAGHGSAPDRGVNAVEYAVRYVNRLLELKDELRARAPSGSRFDPPWTTINTGSLKGGVAHNVIASNATLEWEMRPVQAADAQFVKDDLRRYCEETLLPAMRAICPEAEITTEVIGEVEGLEPADLNEAKDILMELTGANRADVVPFGTEAGIFQSYGMSAVVCGPGSIDQAHKPDEYVSIDQLQQCVDMLGRLGNKLAS, from the coding sequence GTGACGACACAGCTATCCGATACTGTTGCCCTTCTGGGGGAGCTGATCGCATTTCCAACTGTTTCCGAGCTCAGCAATCTCGACATGATTGCCTATCTGGCCCACCAACTGGAAAGTGCGGGTGCGACCGTCGATATCTTTCATGATGAAATCGGCCACAAGGCCAACCTCTTTGCCACCATTGGCCCGGAAACCGATGGCGGGATCGTGCTGTCGGGTCATTCCGATGTGGTCCCCGTGGCCGAACAGGATTGGGTCAGCTATCCCTTCGAGATGATCGAACACGAAGGCCGTCTCTACGGGCGCGGCAGCTGCGACATGAAAGGCTTCATTGCCGCCGCAACCGCCATGGCGCCCTATTTCGCCGATCAAGTGAAGGACCGGCCCATTCACTTTGCCTTCACCTATGACGAGGAGGTCGGCTGTTTCGGCGCACAGGCGCTTGTCGACAGCCTCAAGCGCAAGGGGATCCGCCCCGGCGTCGCCATCATCGGCGAACCCACCTCGATGCGCATCATCGAAGGGCATAAGGGATGTTATGAATACACTACACATTTCTGCGGCATGGCGGGCCACGGCTCGGCCCCGGATCGCGGGGTGAACGCGGTGGAATATGCGGTTCGGTACGTCAATCGCCTTCTGGAACTCAAGGATGAGCTTCGCGCCCGTGCCCCCTCCGGTAGCCGTTTCGACCCGCCCTGGACCACGATCAACACCGGCAGCCTGAAGGGTGGTGTGGCCCATAACGTCATCGCCTCCAACGCCACGCTGGAATGGGAAATGCGCCCCGTACAGGCCGCAGACGCCCAATTCGTCAAGGACGACCTGCGCCGCTATTGCGAGGAAACCTTGCTCCCCGCCATGCGCGCCATCTGCCCCGAGGCCGAGATCACCACCGAGGTCATTGGTGAAGTCGAAGGCTTGGAGCCCGCGGATTTGAACGAGGCAAAGGACATCCTGATGGAACTCACCGGCGCGAACCGGGCCGATGTGGTGCCCTTCGGCACCGAAGCAGGGATTTTCCAAAGCTACGGCATGTCGGCAGTGGTCTGCGGCCCCGGCTCCATCGATCAAGCCCATAAACCCGACGAATATGTCTCTATCGACCAGCTTCAACAATGCGTCGACATGCTGGGCCGTCTGGGCAACAAGCTGGCGAGCTGA
- a CDS encoding acyltransferase family protein, whose protein sequence is MKYRREVDGLRAIAVVPVILFHAGFTAFGGGYIGVDVFFVISGYLITTILITDREAGRYSLWRFYERRARRILPALFVVLACTIPFAWLWIPPVALEDYARSLAFSVMFISNLHFIEHSGYFDVQSELRPLLHTWSLAVEEQYYIVFPAFLWALGRFVRARHIAAFIAVAAGSLALAVWGASQFPAENFFFTPSRLWELLAGSICAALLLNRAQMRHEGLAALGLVLILGSVLWLRPGDPSPSLYTTAPVLGAMFVILFASGDTMTGRLLSAPPLVAIGLISYSLYLWHQPVFALSRIRGWEEALPGMIWLLIALSMVLATITWALIERPFRTRVWLRERKAVFGASLGGSVMLGAIGFSLVAWEGVPQRLEGKDQQAFHKLITADRAVNLSGMCADGPRPVSDKLCRAYGPETAASTIAVLGDSHAAAILPAFEQITEGRSLRVMQGIHPACPPLLGVYLVKGGAASRKCHDLVKGFAADTVAQGVDTVFIAARWSLYVKGDLTRKSDPFLLSIDPAMPRMSDADYFASFKAGLINTITYFEEAGLRVVLMDQVPQQVRLPETVIAQAILRGLSKDDIQVEITNSFITIEKHEALVRVSRDILMEVARALGAEVMSVNAFFERDGRYAWMIDDKLLYFDADHISPAAARALSPRLEKVLQVD, encoded by the coding sequence ATGAAATACAGGCGTGAAGTAGATGGGCTGAGGGCTATTGCCGTCGTGCCAGTTATCCTGTTTCACGCAGGCTTCACCGCCTTTGGCGGTGGCTATATCGGGGTGGATGTGTTCTTTGTCATCTCCGGCTATCTGATAACGACCATCCTGATTACAGATCGCGAGGCTGGCAGATACAGCCTTTGGCGATTTTACGAACGCCGCGCACGGCGTATCCTGCCGGCCCTTTTCGTCGTTCTGGCCTGTACGATCCCGTTTGCCTGGCTGTGGATTCCGCCCGTCGCCCTTGAAGATTATGCCCGCAGTCTCGCCTTCTCGGTCATGTTCATCTCGAACCTGCATTTCATCGAACATTCGGGCTATTTTGACGTTCAGTCCGAACTGCGCCCGCTGCTGCACACCTGGAGCCTGGCGGTCGAAGAACAGTATTATATCGTGTTTCCCGCATTCTTGTGGGCCTTGGGGCGTTTCGTGCGCGCCCGGCACATAGCGGCCTTTATCGCCGTCGCGGCGGGGTCCTTGGCGCTTGCGGTCTGGGGGGCGTCTCAGTTTCCGGCGGAGAATTTCTTTTTCACGCCGTCGCGCCTTTGGGAGTTGTTGGCGGGGTCGATCTGCGCGGCTTTGCTGTTGAACCGAGCCCAGATGCGCCATGAAGGGCTTGCCGCGCTTGGACTGGTCCTTATTCTTGGCAGCGTGCTGTGGTTAAGGCCCGGCGATCCTTCGCCATCACTGTACACGACTGCCCCGGTTCTGGGGGCGATGTTTGTCATCCTTTTTGCTTCAGGCGACACGATGACCGGGCGGCTTCTTTCGGCACCCCCGTTGGTCGCCATCGGCCTGATCAGTTATTCGTTATATCTTTGGCATCAACCGGTCTTTGCGCTGTCGCGTATCCGCGGGTGGGAGGAGGCCTTGCCGGGGATGATCTGGCTGTTGATCGCGCTTTCCATGGTGTTGGCGACAATCACATGGGCCTTGATTGAACGCCCCTTCCGGACGCGTGTCTGGTTGCGGGAGCGCAAGGCGGTGTTTGGCGCAAGCCTTGGCGGAAGCGTCATGCTTGGTGCCATTGGGTTCAGCCTTGTGGCCTGGGAGGGTGTGCCACAGCGGCTTGAGGGCAAAGACCAGCAAGCGTTTCACAAGCTGATCACAGCCGACAGGGCGGTGAATCTGTCAGGAATGTGTGCCGATGGGCCACGCCCGGTGTCCGACAAGCTTTGCAGGGCCTATGGGCCCGAGACGGCGGCCTCGACGATTGCGGTTCTGGGTGACAGTCACGCCGCCGCTATCCTGCCGGCCTTTGAGCAAATCACGGAAGGGCGTTCGCTGCGCGTTATGCAGGGCATCCACCCGGCCTGCCCGCCGTTGCTGGGTGTTTATCTCGTGAAAGGGGGCGCCGCGTCGCGAAAATGCCATGACCTTGTTAAGGGATTTGCGGCCGATACCGTCGCGCAGGGGGTCGATACGGTCTTCATCGCCGCGCGCTGGAGTCTCTATGTCAAGGGCGATCTCACACGCAAATCTGACCCTTTTCTGCTATCGATCGATCCCGCTATGCCTCGCATGAGCGACGCCGATTATTTTGCCAGCTTCAAGGCGGGCCTGATCAACACGATCACCTATTTCGAGGAGGCCGGCCTGCGGGTTGTCTTAATGGACCAGGTCCCACAGCAAGTGCGGCTTCCCGAAACCGTGATTGCTCAAGCGATCCTCAGGGGCCTTTCCAAGGACGATATTCAGGTCGAAATTACCAATAGTTTTATAACGATCGAAAAGCATGAAGCCCTCGTCCGCGTGTCGCGAGATATTCTCATGGAGGTTGCCCGCGCACTGGGCGCCGAGGTTATGTCGGTCAACGCATTCTTTGAACGCGATGGGCGGTATGCTTGGATGATCGACGATAAACTGCTTTATTTCGATGCCGACCATATATCTCCCGCAGCGGCGCGTGCATTGTCTCCAAGACTCGAGAAGGTCCTACAAGTCGATTGA
- a CDS encoding Nramp family divalent metal transporter codes for MINTERTRQNMSAVLSGERRGFGSKFLFVGPAVIASIAYVDPGNYATNIQAGAGYGYLLLWVVLLANLIAMLFQSLSARLGIVTGKNLAEISRDNFPRHVVCAMWAVSEIAAMATDLAEFLGGAIGLALLFNMPLVWGMVVTAIVTYGILIFERQGFRPMELIIGAMVAIISLCYLIEIFIAPVDWGSAAVGLVTPNLPDATALTIAVGIIGATVMPHAVYLHSGLTQNRALIRHDEDRRKVLRFSNIEVVVALAIAGMVNMAMVMMAASAFHQGYSDVAEIETAYHTLTPLLGSAAAAVFLVSLITSGVSSSVVGTMAGQMIMQGFLHIYVPIWIRRLVTMAPAFAVVALGYNATDALVMSQVVLSIALPVPMIALVIFTSRRNIMGAFTIRPAMRGLAILGATAVLSLNFVLLAQTFGVPIPFLVN; via the coding sequence ATGATCAATACGGAACGAACCCGCCAGAACATGAGCGCCGTTCTCTCGGGAGAACGACGGGGATTTGGCAGCAAGTTTCTTTTTGTGGGACCTGCGGTGATCGCCTCGATCGCTTATGTCGACCCGGGCAACTACGCGACCAACATCCAGGCGGGCGCCGGTTACGGATACCTGCTGCTCTGGGTGGTTCTGCTGGCCAACCTGATTGCGATGCTGTTCCAGTCGCTGTCGGCGCGACTGGGGATCGTAACTGGTAAGAATCTTGCAGAAATTTCGCGTGACAATTTTCCACGGCATGTCGTCTGTGCGATGTGGGCGGTCAGCGAGATCGCCGCGATGGCCACGGATCTTGCCGAATTCCTCGGCGGTGCAATCGGTCTGGCGCTCTTGTTCAACATGCCTCTGGTCTGGGGCATGGTGGTGACCGCCATCGTCACCTACGGCATCCTCATCTTTGAGCGCCAGGGGTTCCGGCCGATGGAGCTGATCATCGGGGCGATGGTTGCGATCATTTCTCTTTGCTATCTGATTGAGATTTTCATTGCGCCGGTCGATTGGGGCTCTGCTGCCGTCGGACTGGTGACCCCCAACCTTCCAGACGCGACCGCGTTGACCATTGCGGTCGGGATCATTGGTGCCACGGTGATGCCCCATGCGGTCTATCTGCACTCGGGCCTGACGCAAAACCGTGCCCTGATCCGCCACGACGAAGACCGGCGCAAAGTGTTGCGGTTCTCGAACATCGAGGTGGTGGTCGCGCTTGCCATTGCGGGAATGGTCAATATGGCGATGGTGATGATGGCGGCCTCGGCTTTTCATCAGGGCTACAGTGACGTGGCCGAGATCGAAACAGCCTATCACACGCTGACGCCGCTTCTGGGGTCGGCGGCGGCGGCTGTCTTCCTGGTGTCCCTGATCACCTCGGGCGTCTCTTCCTCGGTGGTGGGCACGATGGCCGGACAGATGATCATGCAGGGCTTCCTGCATATTTACGTGCCAATCTGGATCCGACGTCTGGTGACAATGGCGCCTGCTTTCGCGGTGGTCGCCCTCGGCTACAACGCCACCGATGCGCTGGTGATGAGCCAAGTAGTGCTATCGATTGCCCTGCCAGTTCCTATGATTGCATTGGTCATCTTCACCTCACGGCGCAATATCATGGGCGCTTTCACGATCAGACCGGCCATGCGGGGGCTGGCGATCCTCGGAGCAACGGCCGTATTGTCGCTGAATTTTGTTCTACTCGCACAAACCTTTGGTGTGCCAATCCCGTTCTTAGTCAACTGA
- the mntR gene encoding manganese-binding transcriptional regulator MntR produces the protein MTEQNIPPAETSPSEQAGRFARAREKQSMAILEDYVEMIGDLIALHGEARVADIAERMGVAHPTATKAVARLKREGLATSRPYRGVFLTEQGEELANWVRARHRTVVDLLVAVGVPRDTAEADAEGIEHHVSRRTLNAFEAFLAGE, from the coding sequence ATGACCGAGCAGAACATCCCCCCGGCAGAGACTTCGCCGTCGGAACAAGCCGGTCGTTTCGCCCGTGCCCGGGAAAAGCAGTCGATGGCCATCCTTGAGGATTACGTCGAGATGATCGGCGACCTGATCGCATTGCATGGCGAGGCGCGGGTGGCCGACATCGCAGAGCGCATGGGGGTGGCCCACCCCACCGCCACCAAGGCGGTGGCCCGGCTGAAGCGGGAGGGGCTGGCGACCTCACGCCCGTATCGCGGAGTCTTCCTCACAGAGCAGGGCGAAGAGCTGGCAAACTGGGTGCGCGCGCGCCATCGGACGGTGGTCGACCTCCTCGTTGCTGTCGGGGTGCCCCGGGATACGGCCGAAGCGGATGCAGAGGGGATCGAACACCACGTCTCACGCCGCACATTGAATGCCTTCGAAGCATTTCTGGCTGGCGAATGA